In Mycobacterium tuberculosis H37Rv, a single window of DNA contains:
- a CDS encoding membrane protein: MPSIDIDREAAHQAAQRELDKPIYPKDSLTKELTDWIDEQLYRILEKGSSIPGGWFTITVLLILLMIAVTAAVQIARRTMRTNRGGDYQLFDAGQLTAAQHRSTAESYAAEGNWAAAIRHRLQAVARELEETGMLNPAAGRTANELASDAGEVLPHLAGELTQAATAFNDVTYGERPGTQGAYQMIADLDDHLRSRSPAVVSAVQHPAVFDSWAQVR; encoded by the coding sequence GTGCCCTCCATCGACATCGACCGCGAAGCCGCACACCAAGCCGCACAACGCGAGCTCGACAAACCGATCTACCCCAAAGACTCCCTGACCAAGGAACTCACCGACTGGATCGACGAGCAGCTGTACCGGATTTTGGAGAAGGGATCCTCGATACCTGGCGGTTGGTTCACCATCACCGTGCTGCTCATCTTGCTGATGATCGCGGTGACCGCCGCCGTCCAGATCGCACGGCGCACCATGCGCACCAACCGCGGCGGTGACTACCAGTTGTTCGACGCCGGCCAATTGACCGCAGCCCAGCATCGCTCCACGGCTGAAAGCTATGCCGCCGAGGGTAATTGGGCTGCGGCGATCCGCCACCGGCTACAAGCCGTGGCTCGCGAGTTGGAGGAGACCGGCATGCTCAACCCGGCTGCCGGGCGCACCGCCAACGAGCTGGCCAGCGATGCGGGCGAGGTTTTACCGCATCTGGCAGGGGAATTGACGCAGGCGGCAACCGCTTTCAACGACGTCACCTACGGCGAGCGGCCCGGAACCCAAGGCGCCTACCAAATGATCGCCGACCTCGATGACCATCTGCGGTCCCGTTCACCGGCCGTCGTA